The following nucleotide sequence is from Paeniglutamicibacter kerguelensis.
ACACACCACCGACCCCGTTGCCTCCGCACCGCTCTCCCCCAGGACGGATTCCCCGCTGGTGTCGCCGGAATCCCCCGGGGCGACAAAAGCCGGGGACATCGCCGATGAAGCACGCGACCTTGCCCATGAAGGCCAGGACGCGGCCAGGCATGTGGGTGATACGGCCCGGCGGGAAGCAGAGCACATCGTTGAGGACGTGAAGGAGGAGGCCTCGCACCTGTTCGAGGAGCTAAGCACCGATGTGCGCGCCCAGGCGGCGATCCAGCAGGAAAAGATCGCAGCGAATTTGCGTGACATCAGCCAGGAACTGCGCGGAATGCTCAACGCCTCGCCCTCCCACGGGAGTGCCTCATCGCTGGTCGACCAGGCCGCGCACCACAGCGGAAAGATCGCCGATTGGCTGGAGGCCCGCGATCCCGGCGACCTGATCCAGGAGGTCAAGGGTTTCGCCCGGAAGCGTCCGGGTGCGTTCCTCGGGCTGGCGCTGGGTGCCGGCCTGCTGGCCGGACGCATCACCCGCAACGCCGGAGGGAAGCCCGAAGACGCGGCGAAGCCGACCCCCCCTCGCGCGGCGGTGCCCTCGCCTGCGGGAATCGCCCGCGAGACCACCCCGATGCCGCCGACGTATGACGACACCCTCGGATCAGGGGCCCCAGGCGGCAGCGGCACCGACCCGCGCATCGCCTACCCGCCGCCTGCCGGCAGTCGCACGGACCAGGGGTACCTGGGATCATGAGCGACCAATACACCTCCTCCGGTGCCCACCGTTCGAGCTCCCCGCCCCAGGGCGAGGGCCACGGCGAGACACCCAGCCCCTCGCTCGGGGACCTCTTTAGCGACCTGAGCCAGAACGTCTCGGTCTTGGTGCGCCAGGAAGTCGAGCTCGCCAAGGCCGAACTCAAGGAAACGGCCCGGTCGGCAGGCAAGGGCGCCGGCCTCTACGGCGGGGCCGGCATCGCCGCCCACTTTGTCCTGCTGTTCCTCTCGGTTGCCGCCATGCTCGGCATCTCGGCATGGGTGGGGTACGGCTGGGCCGCGCTCGTCATCGGGGTCATGTGGGCCATCATTGCAGCAGTCCTGGCCGCGGTCGCCAAGAAGCAACTCAAGACGGTCAAGGGGTTGCCCCAAACAAGCGCCACCCTCAAGGAAATTCCACCGACATTCAACCCCCAGGAGGAAACCCCATGAACAAGGACCCGGAGGAAATCAGGATGGACATCGAACAGACCCGCGTCGAACTGCGCGGGGACGTCGATGCCATCGTTGACAAGGTCAGCCCCTCAAGCATTGCCCACCGGCAGAACGAAAAAATCAAGAACTCCGTGCGCCGGGCGAAGGATGCGGTCATGGGAACGACTGAATCGGCAAGTGACCACACCCATGAGGCTCTCGGCGAGGTGGGAGACACCGTCCGTGAGGCCCCGGCGCGTGTCGCCGCCCAGACGCGCGGCAACCCGCTGGCCGCTGGCCTCATCGCCTTCGGCGCCGGGCTGTTGGCCTCCTCGTTGTTCCCCTCCAGCGACACGGAGCAGGAACTGGTCAAAAACCTCAAGGACAAGGCCGAACCGGTGACCAGCGAACTGGCCGACGCCGCCCAGCACATCGCCGAAGACATGAAGGAACCCGTGGCCGAGGCTACGGAGGCCGTCAAGTCCTCCGTCCAGGAATCCGCCGCAACCCTCAAGGACGACACGGCGAGCGAGGCACGCCACCTGAAGGACCAAGCCGACGACGCCGCGGCAAACCTCTCGGAAGACGTCCAGCGGCCGGATGCCGGGCCCTGGACCACCGGAGACAGGATCTAGGCGAGGGCCCGATCGCGCCTGTCATCTTCCGCGCCTGCATCCCGGACCCGGGCAAGACACCGGCGTGCCTCCCAAAGATGCTCCCGGGAGGCCAACGGGCCGCACGGACCACCTGGGCCCCTAGCGGGCATGAACCTCTTGGCGGGGACCCGCATGCGCTGCAGCCTCCTGCCATCCCAGTCGTCGGCAACGCCGTTGCCGACCCGCCGGCCCCGGCTGCCACGCCGTGCCTGATCGGCACGGCGGTCGGGGCCGGCAACCACAACCGCACAACGAATCAAAGGAGTATTCCCATGGGCGCCGGAGACAAGATCAGCAACAAGGCCAAGGAAGCCACGGGCAAGGTGAAGGAGAAGGCCGGGTAGTGGCGAGTGCCGTCACTGAAAAGGAGGCAGAACGGCTGGGACCCGATAGCCTCAACTGTCCCTGCACGGTCCAACTGCATCAGGACATAACGTTCGGTCAGTGACTCGTGCCAAACACTCCGGCCGGTAGTGGCAAACCAATAGCTGCCTTCGTAGGCAGGACGTTGGGGGTAGTTGTACGGGTAGCGAGATTGCTTGGCTCCCGTTAGGTCCAGACTGCTGCAGTGGAGCCCAACCGGCACAGAAAGATGTTCCTTGCCCTCCCTGTAAATGAGCAAGGTCGAATCAGTTGCATTTGCCACCCCACGATAAGGGTCACTCCTATTACCCTTCTTCAAACTCACTCCTACGGCAACACCCGACGGGGAGCCTCGTTTCCCGGCCCAAGGGAACCGCTCCTAACTAATTACAGTCCTTGCGCGCGAGTTATGACAGTCTCAGTTGAAGACGGTTTGGGTCATTCGCTAATCCTTGACTGGCAGCAGCAGTCGACTTTCCCAGACGCGTTGTGGGCTAACAACGTTATGCCGGTACGAAGCCCTCTCAGCCCGGCATCCACCACGTGGACCGTTCAACGCCGATCAAAACCATTAACACAATTCTCGGACAAAGCAAAACTCCCGGAAGGGTTATCTTCCGGGAGTATTCGCCAAGGCGATGACGCCAGGTCCGAGGGGAGCTGTTGCCAACTATCCTGAAATCTGACAACTATCTTGAAATTTTGCTCTGCAAAAGTCGCAACTAGACGTTCAAGTCACAAGGACTGTAGATTGTCAACCTACTTGGTCCACTGAACCAAAGCTCTTGGCGCATGATTCCAACGATCTTGATCTCCCCTCACGTCCGACATTGTCATCGTATGTTGGTCCATATTGACTTAATTCTTCAGAGCGCTTCCCGTAGGTTGAATCGTGGAGCTCAACCTTAGGGTTTTTGACGAAAAGGTTACCGTCTATAGCGGTCATTTCTCAGCGTCCTATGGCGGCGCTTTGGCCCCACCTTTGCGAGCGATTCAATGAGGTCCACCATGCACAACAAGATCGGCACCTACTGTTGTGCGGAAGTTGCCACCAATTCGGAAAGACTCTTCGCCCCCAACGGTCCGCGCAAACGAGTCCGAGAAATGGCATGTTCCCCAATCCCCCGTGATCGCGGTTTTCACCTCTCACGACGCTAATGCCGAGCGCGCTTTGGCCGATTACAACCCTAGTGGCGGTAGTTCGGGAAATCCGGGTACCGGTAGCCGGGCGCCCAGTAAGGCACATATCCGTAGTACTCCAGGATGCTGCCGTACGTGTCGCGTTCCCGGACCAAGCTGGGGTCGTAAAGCGGTGCGCCGGTGATGTGGCTGCAGGTCTGGACAATCAGCACTTCGCCGCTGGTGATGGCGGTGATGGCGTCGACCGGGATGAACGTCTTCTCCCGGCCGATGCCCAAGAATCCCCCCGACGCGACCTCGATGAACCGGACCTTGTGCTCGGTTTCATCGACGAGCAGGTCGCTGACCTTGCCGAGGTCGGCGCCGTCCTTATCCTTGACGTCCCGGTCGCGGATGTCCTCCGCTGCGTTGGCAACCGTTTCGTCGGTGTCGCTGAGCCGGATCAGCATTCCGGTGTCAGGCGTTTCCATGATTGTTCTCCTTCTGCCTGGGCGGATGTGGATGACTAGGTGCCCGGCTCCGAGATGTGCTCGACCAGGTCGCCGACGCTGCTCTCGGAAAGGCTGCGTGCCGCGTCGGCCTGGGTGAGCATGCCGACGAGGTCGTGGCCGTCGATCACCGGCAGCCTGCGGACCTTGTGCTCCTTCATGGTTGCCAGGGCTTCGCTGACATCGTCATCGACACCGACGGTCACGGGCTTGCCTTGGGCCATCTCACCCGCCGTCATCGTCGTGGGGTCACCGCCCTCCGCGATACAGGCGACCACGATGTCCCGATCGACGCCGTCGACTTCTCCAACCTGCTCGTCATCTACGGGTCCTGACCCGCTCCGGGCCTCGCATCCAGGCGGACGGCAAAGCGGGCCGCCGGCTCTGGGATCCGACGGCCCGGCTCGCCCCGATGCCGCGCCCTGCCCCGGGGCGAGCCGAAGGACGCGGCCACCTCTCTCGACGCAGCAATCCCTGCCTCCGACGTCCGGCATCTGCCGGAAGATCCTGGGCCAACCCCCGATCATTGGGCAACCATGACGAATCCTGTTTTGAACAACCGATTTCATGTGCTGCTTGGGCGGGTAGGCTGGTTCAACTTGGGTTCCAGCAGCGCGGGGCCCGTCACCGGTTCAGTGTTTCTTCTTGGGGAGAAAATCTGATGAAGAGAAGGAACTCTAGGTTCACTGCCGCGGTCCTGGCGCTTCTGCTCGTGGTGGCGAGCGAGCCTGCCAGCGCCAAGACAGCCGTTGCAAAGCGGGCTCTGGTCCCCGCCCGAGTTTTCCAGTTCGATCCGCCCGTGCAGGACCAGGAGATCCAGGCATTCGACAACGGTGCGGGCACGGACGTCTATTTCACGCAGCATGTCGGCACGGGCACCCGCCTGTCCAGGTGTTCACGCACCGCCACCGGAACGTGCACGCAGAAGGACAGCGTCATCCTGCCCGGCTACGGCCACGGAGAATCGCTCGAGGTGTATACGGCCAGTGGCCGCACCTATGCTTGGGTGGGGAGCAAGGCATCGACCGCGACGAGGTACAACTTCGCCAGTGAG
It contains:
- a CDS encoding phage holin family protein, which gives rise to MSDQYTSSGAHRSSSPPQGEGHGETPSPSLGDLFSDLSQNVSVLVRQEVELAKAELKETARSAGKGAGLYGGAGIAAHFVLLFLSVAAMLGISAWVGYGWAALVIGVMWAIIAAVLAAVAKKQLKTVKGLPQTSATLKEIPPTFNPQEETP
- a CDS encoding DUF3618 domain-containing protein, with protein sequence MNKDPEEIRMDIEQTRVELRGDVDAIVDKVSPSSIAHRQNEKIKNSVRRAKDAVMGTTESASDHTHEALGEVGDTVREAPARVAAQTRGNPLAAGLIAFGAGLLASSLFPSSDTEQELVKNLKDKAEPVTSELADAAQHIAEDMKEPVAEATEAVKSSVQESAATLKDDTASEARHLKDQADDAAANLSEDVQRPDAGPWTTGDRI
- a CDS encoding CsbD family protein → MLPGGQRAARTTWAPSGHEPLGGDPHALQPPAIPVVGNAVADPPAPAATPCLIGTAVGAGNHNRTTNQRSIPMGAGDKISNKAKEATGKVKEKAG
- a CDS encoding PRC-barrel domain-containing protein, whose translation is METPDTGMLIRLSDTDETVANAAEDIRDRDVKDKDGADLGKVSDLLVDETEHKVRFIEVASGGFLGIGREKTFIPVDAITAITSGEVLIVQTCSHITGAPLYDPSLVRERDTYGSILEYYGYVPYWAPGYRYPDFPNYRH
- a CDS encoding CBS domain-containing protein translates to MAQGKPVTVGVDDDVSEALATMKEHKVRRLPVIDGHDLVGMLTQADAARSLSESSVGDLVEHISEPGT